One part of the Aurantibacillus circumpalustris genome encodes these proteins:
- the rlmH gene encoding 23S rRNA (pseudouridine(1915)-N(3))-methyltransferase RlmH produces the protein MRITLLQIDKTQDSYLMEGIDAYIKRLKNYATLDITTINVPKTVRQRSFNEQKNEEAKLIFNHISPEDFLILLDDKGKEYSSMDFSKFIAQKQNASTKRLVFLIGGPFGFDSKIYERANFKLSFSKMTFSHQMIRLFFVEQLYRAYTILKGEKYHHE, from the coding sequence ATGCGTATTACATTACTTCAAATCGACAAAACACAAGATAGTTACCTTATGGAAGGCATTGATGCTTATATTAAAAGACTTAAAAACTATGCTACGCTTGATATTACAACAATTAATGTGCCAAAAACGGTGCGACAGAGAAGCTTTAATGAACAAAAAAATGAAGAAGCAAAGCTAATATTTAATCATATTTCACCTGAAGATTTCCTTATTTTACTGGATGATAAGGGCAAAGAATACTCTTCAATGGATTTTTCTAAATTTATCGCACAAAAACAAAATGCTTCGACAAAACGCTTAGTGTTCTTAATTGGTGGTCCTTTTGGCTTTGATAGCAAGATTTATGAACGCGCTAATTTTAAATTATCTTTTTCTAAAATGACTTTTTCGCACCAAATGATTCGTTTATTTTTTGTTGAGCAACTTTACCGGGCTTATACGATTTTAAAAGGCGAGAAGTATCATCATGAATAG
- a CDS encoding PspC domain-containing protein: MNKTVTINISGIIFHIEEDAYDSLSKYLSTIKGYFSKTDGGNEIMSDIEARIAELLQAKINVSKQVILMADVEHVMNVMGKPEEFAGEENNSESNSNDEQTEYTQEKIKRRLFRDPDEKAIGGVCSGLAAYFDIDIVWVRLAMFLLVFFGGVSLWVYIILWIVIPEAKTTADRLAMRGESANINTIYKSFKDEAEDVKSRMNKYGREFKNEAEQMRDKMKGQGKEFRNQGQAYSESVRSNIGSALNTIFNIAGRLFGLFLIFIGGILLFGYLAGLFGISVLNSNDQIIHWRRVIFDSSSEYVLAIIAFIIVAGIPVMMLVYGGVKLLFKIHYSNRWLNIALGIIWTLGIILGFYVTVSTVKQFSENARSKETYTLHDIGDTLIIKMNPGNKNLKGFNFDNYDDIENFLSKNHSGYFFGENNKNLSVIGFAGLNVTESNSDSVEMIITRSARDNTKRGANENAKSIDYSFSQDKNILSFDQIFTVMEGSRFRAQEVDIKIKLPKGKVVYFDKSTKYLLDDIDNTSNTWDGRMISRRWKMTEKGLECIDCKGLDTDDDEEDEHSSRKKRRGRKSDKVVINKDGIEVNGNHTEIKIDEDGIRIKTPDENIELEKDKKVEKNKK; the protein is encoded by the coding sequence ATGAACAAGACAGTCACAATAAATATAAGCGGTATCATTTTCCATATTGAAGAAGATGCGTACGATAGTTTAAGTAAATACCTTTCCACTATCAAAGGTTATTTTAGTAAAACCGACGGCGGCAACGAGATTATGAGCGACATTGAAGCGCGTATTGCCGAATTGTTACAAGCAAAAATTAATGTTTCAAAACAAGTCATTTTGATGGCAGATGTGGAACATGTAATGAATGTGATGGGCAAGCCTGAAGAGTTTGCTGGTGAAGAAAACAATTCAGAAAGTAATTCGAACGACGAACAAACTGAATACACACAAGAAAAAATAAAACGTAGATTGTTCCGCGATCCTGATGAAAAAGCCATTGGCGGCGTTTGTAGCGGATTAGCGGCCTACTTCGATATTGATATTGTGTGGGTACGCTTAGCAATGTTTTTACTCGTATTTTTTGGCGGCGTGAGTTTGTGGGTTTATATTATTCTTTGGATTGTAATTCCTGAAGCTAAAACAACTGCTGACCGTTTAGCCATGCGTGGCGAATCTGCCAACATCAACACCATTTATAAATCGTTTAAAGATGAGGCAGAAGATGTAAAAAGCAGAATGAATAAATACGGAAGGGAGTTTAAAAATGAAGCGGAGCAAATGCGTGATAAAATGAAAGGCCAAGGCAAGGAGTTTAGAAATCAAGGTCAGGCTTATTCTGAGAGTGTGCGTTCAAACATCGGCTCTGCCTTAAACACCATCTTTAATATTGCAGGACGCTTGTTTGGTCTTTTCTTAATTTTTATTGGTGGCATTTTATTATTCGGATACCTCGCTGGTTTATTTGGCATATCTGTTTTAAATTCTAATGACCAAATTATACATTGGAGAAGAGTTATTTTTGATTCCTCATCAGAATATGTACTAGCAATCATAGCCTTTATCATTGTTGCCGGAATCCCTGTAATGATGCTCGTTTACGGCGGTGTAAAATTATTATTCAAAATTCATTACAGTAACCGCTGGTTAAACATAGCACTTGGAATTATTTGGACGCTTGGAATTATTTTAGGTTTTTATGTAACCGTTTCTACCGTAAAACAATTTAGCGAAAATGCTCGTTCAAAGGAAACGTATACGCTTCATGACATTGGAGACACTCTAATAATAAAGATGAATCCGGGAAACAAAAATCTTAAGGGCTTTAATTTTGACAATTACGACGACATAGAAAACTTTCTTTCTAAAAACCATAGCGGTTATTTCTTTGGTGAAAACAACAAAAATTTAAGTGTTATAGGCTTTGCTGGTCTTAATGTAACAGAAAGCAATTCTGACAGCGTGGAAATGATAATAACCCGTAGTGCCCGAGACAATACGAAAAGAGGCGCGAATGAAAATGCGAAATCTATCGATTATTCTTTTAGTCAGGATAAAAACATTCTCTCCTTTGATCAAATCTTTACTGTAATGGAAGGATCTAGATTTCGTGCGCAAGAAGTGGATATTAAAATTAAATTGCCAAAAGGAAAGGTGGTTTATTTTGACAAAAGCACAAAATATTTACTCGATGATATTGACAACACAAGCAATACATGGGATGGCCGAATGATTTCTCGTCGTTGGAAGATGACTGAAAAAGGATTAGAGTGTATTGATTGCAAAGGTTTAGATACGGATGATGACGAAGAAGACGAACACTCTTCGCGCAAAAAAAGAAGAGGAAGAAAATCAGATAAAGTTGTCATCAATAAAGATGGAATTGAAGTGAATGGCAATCATACAGAAATTAAAATTGACGAAGATGGCATCCGTATAAAAACACCGGACGAAAACATAGAACTGGAAAAAGACAAAAAAGTAGAAAAAAATAAAAAGTAA
- a CDS encoding DUF4783 domain-containing protein codes for MKLLIVISSLFFGLFISGTELTEEIVSALKQGKSAELVKYFEEKVSIKLINQEDVLSKSQAEANLIYFFEKHPVKSFSGTHTSTVNNSQQYITGTLETSNGKFRVSILIRRNLISQFRIENDND; via the coding sequence ATGAAACTGTTAATTGTCATATCTTCTTTGTTTTTCGGATTGTTTATTTCGGGGACTGAATTAACTGAAGAAATTGTTTCTGCTTTAAAACAAGGCAAGTCTGCAGAACTCGTAAAATATTTTGAAGAGAAAGTTTCAATCAAATTAATTAATCAAGAAGATGTTTTAAGCAAGTCACAAGCCGAAGCCAACTTAATTTATTTTTTCGAAAAACACCCCGTAAAAAGTTTTTCTGGAACACACACAAGTACTGTCAATAATAGTCAACAATACATTACCGGTACTCTTGAAACCTCCAATGGAAAATTTCGTGTGTCAATTTTAATAAGACGAAATTTAATCTCACAATTCCGAATCGAAAACGATAATGACTGA
- the nadC gene encoding carboxylating nicotinate-nucleotide diphosphorylase: MTDFVKRNKKHFNFKQFISNAFKEDVGDGDHTSLSTIPKNHRGKMQLLAKEDGIIAGIEAAQIIFKQIDKGSKLKTFFKDGAAIKKGDVVLIVEGNTQKMLTAERLVLNIMQRMSGIATKTAHLQDLCRGTKTQVIDTRKTTPGFRFFEKWAVLIGGGGNHRYGLYDMILIKDNHIDFAGGIEKAIDSANRYLKSKRKKLNIEVETRSLEDVNFVLKHGGVQRIMLDNYTPQQTLAAVKLINGKFEVESSGGITEKNIQSYAKCGVDFISIGALTHHVKGLDLSLKAVK; this comes from the coding sequence ATGACTGATTTCGTTAAACGCAACAAAAAACATTTCAATTTCAAACAATTTATTTCAAACGCTTTTAAAGAAGATGTTGGAGATGGTGATCATACCAGTCTTTCCACCATTCCTAAAAATCATAGAGGCAAAATGCAACTTCTTGCCAAAGAAGATGGGATTATTGCCGGAATTGAAGCGGCTCAGATTATTTTTAAGCAAATAGATAAAGGCTCAAAACTTAAAACGTTTTTTAAAGACGGAGCAGCAATAAAAAAGGGCGATGTTGTTTTAATCGTTGAAGGAAATACACAAAAGATGCTTACTGCTGAACGTTTGGTTTTAAACATTATGCAACGCATGAGCGGTATTGCCACAAAAACGGCTCATTTACAAGATTTGTGTCGAGGTACAAAAACTCAGGTGATTGATACGCGCAAAACAACTCCAGGATTTCGCTTTTTTGAAAAATGGGCAGTTCTTATCGGTGGCGGCGGAAATCACCGCTATGGTTTGTATGACATGATTTTGATTAAAGACAATCACATCGATTTTGCTGGCGGAATTGAAAAGGCAATTGATTCAGCCAATCGTTACTTAAAGTCCAAGCGCAAAAAATTAAACATTGAAGTAGAAACGCGTTCACTCGAAGATGTAAACTTTGTTTTGAAACATGGAGGCGTGCAACGCATCATGCTAGATAATTATACGCCGCAACAAACGCTTGCTGCCGTTAAATTAATTAATGGAAAATTCGAAGTTGAATCTTCGGGCGGCATTACAGAAAAAAACATTCAATCGTACGCAAAATGTGGCGTTGATTTTATTTCTATTGGTGCACTTACCCATCATGTAAAAGGACTCGATCTGAGTTTGAAAGCGGTAAAGTAA